The Psychroflexus sp. ALD_RP9 region TTAATCTGATTAATTTCTATAAAAAGAAACACCATATCATCTTTATATTTAAAGCCGAGGTAGTTGAGCTGTTTAATTTCACCATCTACTTCAACTGAGAACTTTTGGTTAATATAACGCTCGATGTATATTTCAGTTTCTTCGATTTCATTTCCTTCAATTAAAACAAATGGTTTTTGATAACGTTTTTTGAGCACATTTTCAAAATCGTCTACAAACACACGCGAAATAATTTGAATACTATTTTGGTCTTCAATATAATCAACATCTGTAACACTTAAGTAATACTCGTGTTTAGAAGCTGAAAAACTCATTAGAAAACTTAAAATAAAAGCTAGGTTAATATTCATTCCTTAAATTTTAGGCGTTTGTAGTCTTTTGCTTTTTTTTGAATTGAATCATAAACTGCTAATTTATTGCCTTGTAGCGTTTTAAACAAAACCTTATCCTCGGCACAATAATACAGAAAATCTTCTACATATAGCGAATCGATTTTTAAGCGGTTGATGATATAATTTTGTGTGAAATAGCCTTTTAGTTTAGCCTGACGTTTAGTTACTAAATTACTTTGCTTTAATCGCTTTAATTCTGCTAAATCGCCATTTATTGCCATAATAATATAATCTAAAGGGATTGAAGTTGCCGTACCAATATTAAATTTACCTACTCGTTTAAGTTCACGTTCGGGATAACTTAGACGCCGCGGTTTGCGAAAACCTGTAACTTCTACTTGATTAAAAACAGTGTTTTTAACTTTTTGGGCATCTTTTTCTATGAATCCGGTTAAATCATATTGACTTAATACGACTTCAGGTAATTCGTTAATTTCAATCTTTAAGGGGATTTCAACCACTTGATAAAAATCTGACGCCTGAATAATTCTGTAAGCAAATTCATGTTTTATTGATGAAAACACAATACTATCATTTGCTTTAGCTTTAATACTAAATCGACCATTCTTTTGCGTTGTTGTTCCTTGTTTATTGGTAATATTAACAATATTGATTTGGTAACTATCTAATGAATCTGCAATGATTTGTCCTTTAAAAATTTGTGCATAATTGAAGTAAAAACTTAACAATAAGAGCAAACCAAAACATTTATTCATTTGACTGCTTTAAGTTATATTTACTTTTTCGGTACAGTGCTACTTTTGCTTTTATAGCTTCCATAATTTTTAGCCGATCATTTTGTCTCACTAAATTCAGCAATTGTGAGTCTTCAGCACAGTAATATGCAAAATCGTCTTTGTACATCAAATCTAGTTTAAAAAAATTAACCATCAACGAATCGGTTATAAACGGCAAGACCAATTGCTGATTTCTTTGCTCTTGAGCATACTTAATCCGTCGTTTTAATGACGCCATTTGACCATTAAATTGCATAATCATTAAAGCCAAAGGTCCAGATGTTTGCACGGCATATATTTGACGTTGCACAGGAGATAAACGCCGCGGTTTACTAAATCCAAACCTAGCTTTTTGATCTATATATTCAACTTTTACTTGGCTGATATCTTTAGCTACATCTCCTGTTAAATCATATGAGTTTAAAATCACTTCAGGAAGTTCGTTAATTTCAACTTTTAGAGGTATTTCAACTACCTGATTAAAGTCTGATGCCTTAACAATTCGGTAGGCAAATTCATGTTTTACTGATGAAAAC contains the following coding sequences:
- a CDS encoding DUF6702 family protein, with amino-acid sequence MNINLAFILSFLMSFSASKHEYYLSVTDVDYIEDQNSIQIISRVFVDDFENVLKKRYQKPFVLIEGNEIEETEIYIERYINQKFSVEVDGEIKQLNYLGFKYKDDMVFLFIEINQIKPFSRITIKDEILIDLFKTQKNLIHFTAKNFKQSFILEKDLETKTLYINK